CTGCATACGGTTTACTCATCCTTCTGAGTCATTCACaccctcttctctcacctccatctcactctGCTTGTGATAGTCATGGTCCCAGAGCACCATCCTGCGGTCCTTCCCTCCACCTGACACCAGTGTCCCGTCCTTCAGCACACACAGGGAGAAGATCCCGCCCTCGTGGGCCCGCGCCACCACCTGGCTGATCCGGTTCCCACCTGTCAATCACAAACCGCTGTCAAATAATATGCTTCGAGGAGGGACGTTTGGCGTGGACTTGTGTGATGTGTACTTTATTCATAATAAATTGCTTTCATATAAGTAAAGAAATGGATGTGTGAATTGAATGACTGGTTGCAGAGCACTGAGTTAAAGTGGCTGAGAAGGCTGTTGTCTTCAAACAGACCTTTGGCCCAGACGTAGATGTTCCCACTGGAGTCTCCTGTGATGGCGTCTCCGTTCTCAGCAAAGGCCACACACAGCACGTACTTGGGCTTCTCGTTTTTCTGACAGAAAAGGTTTAACAGTTCTGTTATAATTCAAGAATTACTTTGTGTACACAATATCATATTTTTTACAGTTACCAGCTGTAACAGGAGACAGAAGTTAAGTTGTTTTTCGGTCGTCCACATACGTCGAACAGCCCCTGGCGCTTGGTGAGAGTGTTTCCCTCCATGGTCCAGAAGTTCAAGTGGGACTTCCCACAGGTGACGATCAGGTTGGCGTCCATTGGGTGGAAGGCTGTGGCCAGCACTGAGTCATTAGAGCACTGGAGGGGATGACAGGAGAATTAGACCCCTGAACTGGCAGACGATGGTGACTGACTGCACCACAGACTACAACACTTACTTATACCCAAGCCTACACTGTTGACGCCTTCACTTTTCTTTATTGATGATTTATGATCAATCATGACTAGTCTTTATTGCAGTGATATACCATGCAATACCAAGGAAAGCAGCTCTCCTCATGCATACTGTAGTTTAGTCTGTGAGACTTCATCACCTTCACATCCGCAAGCTGCTTCTCCTTCTGCCAGTTCCACACAGACAGGATGTGGTCATTGGCATCATCGACGGCACAGAGATGAGCACCACCATTCTGTTGAACGACAGGTATTTGTCAGTGCCATATACATCATGTAAATAAATGGCTCCGTTTCAGTCAATTTATGGATATttaacatatacagtgcattcggaaagtattcagaccccttgacattttccacattttgttacgttacagccttattctacattGGATTAcataaatgttttccctcatcaatctacacacaataccccataatgacaaagcgaaaaccggtgtttataaatgtgtgcaaatgtattacaaattaaaaacagaaatatacatttacataagtattcagaccctttgctatgagactcgaaattgagctcaggtgcatcctgtttccattgatcatccttgagatgtttctacaacttgattggagtccacctgtggtaaattctattaattggacatgatttagaaaggcacacacctgtctatgtaaggtcccacagttgacagtgcatgtcagagcaaaaaccaagccatgaggtcgaaggaattgtccctagagctccgcgacagaattgtgtcgatgcacagatctggggaagggtaccaaagactttctgcagcattgaaggtccccaagaatacagtggcctacatcattcttaaatggaagtagtttggaaccaccaagacttcctagagctggcctaccggccaaactgagcaatcggggaagaagggccttggtcagtgaggtgaccaagaacccgatggtcactctgaaagagctccagagttcctctgtggagatgggagaaccttctagaaggacaaccatctctgcagcactccaccaaatcaggcctttatggtagagtggccagacggaagcaactcctcagtaaaaggcacgacagcccgcttggagtttgccaaaaggcacctaaagattctcagacgatgagaaataagattctctggtctgatgaaaccaagattgaactctttggcctgaatgccaagcgtcacgtctggaggaaacctggcatcatccctaaggtgaagcatggtggtggcagaatcatgctgtggggatgtttttcagcgtcagggagactagtcaggatcgagggaaagatgaacgttgcaaagtgcagagagatccttgatgaaaacctgatccagagtgctcaggacctcagactggggcgaaggttcaccttccaacaggacaatgaccataagcacacagccaagacaacgcaggaatggcttcgggacaagtctctgaatgtccttgagtggcccagccagagtccggacttgaacccgatcgaacatctctggagagacctgaaaatagctgtgcagcgatgctccacatccaacctgacagagcttgagaggatctgcagagaaaaaagggagaaacttcccaaatacaagtgtgccaagcttgtagcgtcatacccaagtagacacgaggctgtaatcgctaccaaaggtgcttcaacaaagtactgagtaaagggtctgaatacttatgtaaatatgatattttatATACACATtagaaaaaaattctaaaaacctgtttgcgctttgccattatgggatattgtgtgtagattgatgaaggaaaaaacaatttcatccattttattttttttattttttttttattttttttatttttttggtaatttagcagacgctcttatccagagcgacttacaggagcaattagggttaagtgccttgctcaagggcacatcgacagatttttcaactagtcggctcggggattagaaccagcgacctttcggttactggcacaacgctcttacccactaagctacctgccgcccttttagaataaggctgtaacataacaaaatgtggaaaaactcaaggggtctgaatactttccgaatgcactgtatgctggctattgtcatggaacatgctTTCAAAGTAATAATGAATTACTTTCTCAAAGTTAGGTCTGTAATCAGGTTGTGAAGGCCTTACCGACTTGGAGAAGGCCACACATGTGACCGCCCGGTCAAACACGCCTATCCCAATGACATGCAGGGTATTGAGACTGACCGAATCCCACACACGCACATGAGGAGGcaacagctgagagagagagagtgggtgtgaGAGAAATAAAATGGTCATGCATTacagtgaaatatatatataatatatgtaAATAATATACAATATAAGATGGTCATAAGAGGTCATTTCTTCAGAAAGTGTCCATTTTAAAATGTACCTTGCCCTCTAACACCTGATAATGAaattaatgagagagagagagagagagagagtgggtctGAGAGAGAAATTGGAAACACTGCAGTCATGTACGTACTACTGTGAACCACAATACGATTCCCATAAGAGATCAGAACAGGTAATTCCTTCAGAATTGAAGAACATTTTTGATTTTAAAATGTACCTTGCCATCTTTGGAGGTTCCAGCTACTTGTCCAGTGGCTATGGTGACCATGTCTGGATGGATGCCTAAGCTGCCGGGAAGAGAGCACAGTGACagtgatttacatttacgtcatttagcagacgctcttatccagagcgacttacttatTTGttttctctagtggcacagctagcactgcgatgcagtgccttagaccactgcgccactcgggagacatgtgGTGAGTCATAAGTTCAAGCTAACCTTTCCCACTGTCCTCTGGGGACTTTGTTTTTCAGTCTCGGTAGACGGCATTACAGCCTGTTGTATAAGTCAACACATTTATTAGGCCCTTTATTAAAGACTCATGAAATAAACAAACACTCAATGATACTTCAACAAGCAAATAATGGGCCCTACAACAAATACATACGGTATCAAGAGTCCTTGAGGAAGTGTTGTGATGATACATCATATATATATTTAAGGTACATTTTACATTATTATAGCCACACTGAAACATTAGTCTACAATACAAATGAAAGAGTATGCTGGTCAGGCATATCAAAGAGTTGTCTATAGCCCAACATGTATGAAAATGATACTGTGCAAGTAGGACATTATAGTAGGACCATATACCAGCCCAACCTTTGTTTGCACAGGAGACACTGAGCCTCAAACAGGACCTAATTTAAATAAAGTTAGTTTATCATGAATCAATGTGTCATTCAAGGAAGTTCTCTTGGCACAGGAAGCCTTGTAAATTGCCCCGATTTGAATCAAATGATAGCTGGTGATTATCAGATGAAACTGTGAATGCTATCTAGTGAGTAAATCACATTTAGCTAAATTAATTCCAAATGAAACATCTTGCCCTTTGCGAAGCCTATCACGTGCATTGCTGCACCATCTGGAGTAAAATCTAAGGCTAAGAAGAAAaggtacatttcctgaagaaaagTTGTGTGCTTGCGCCAGTCATCTAAAAGGTTATGGTAGTGGGAGATGCTGAACCAAGCACACTAGCTAGCCTTACCATTTGACATCGTCATTGTGGCCCAGGTAATGTCTCTGCTGCTGTTCCTCCACGTTGTAGAGCACCACCACAGAGGCATTGAAGTAGACTATCTCCCCTGTGGGGAGCAGGTAGAGGTTGGAGCGGCAGTCTCTGCCCCTGTACCCATACCTGGACGACCGAGGGTTAAGGACCACAACAGTAACCCTGTCTGAACAACCATAGTGTTGAACAGTAGGAGGCTGATGCTATCTCAGAACTCATGGAAGGGAAGTACAATAAAACCAAATAAGTTAGTCTCCAGAGGTGATCAACTACACAAAATAGCAATGTGGTACTATATTCTTGTGTGATGACAGTAATGCAACACTGAAATGTCCTTTCTCAAATGCGCATTATGCTTCCATAGCCATTGTCCCCGACCGAGCTTTCCCAGGTTcatctggggtgtaatcattagtccaacccTAGCAAACgaaaaaaaaaaagtgcaacaATAACAAGTTTATATTGGAAAAATCCAGttaggtccctccctgttttgttctgtttagttcctagtgaatacacccctgtaTGCCTAGCAGCACTACTCTCTGTTTGTCAGTGACAGAAGGATACACCCACTGCAGTTTGAGCTTGTGCTCAGGCAGCACCCCCTTGTGGTCCAGGCTGTAGCTGTCCCTCTTCTGGTCAGGCATGTGCATGGTGACTGGCCGACCCCTCAGGAACATCCTCACATAGCCATCCTCTGatacaggagagggggagagataagaACATGAAGGAAGTTGTTTTTTTATGGTGAAACACTTCCTCTCTATACCATTCCTTGCAAGCATGATCGCATGTACGGTAGGTAGTGAaatgtcaaatcaaatgtaaCAGCCTTTTGAACATAAGCACTCAAACAAAATCTGTTCCCCACCCATGTAAGAGGGAGGATTTGTGCATTGAATCACTGAAGCAAAAATATATAGCTTTAGTGTATGTCATTTCAAACTGTTCTGAAGCTTTGCAGAAAAGAAATGATGTTGAGGCACTACAATTACTCAATGTACCCCATTATACGGTCTCTCTTGGCTGACATAACATCATATAAAAACTCATTGCGGTTATGGTTTGCATTATAGTGCTGAAGCTGCTGTCATAACGTGAGTCAATTGAGCTCATTAATGGAACAGTGTGCTGTGCTATCTGTCTCTTACCATGCAGCTCTGTGGTCCCTAATCATTTACCCAAGTACTCACAGAGGACAAGGGAAAATGCAGGTAATTGGCTTGTTAAAAATGAATGCAGCCCCCAACAATAACAGACAGGCTATTGGTTGTTGTTTATTGGACATTTTCATGCTTAACTTCAGTGCTCCTGTTTCATGGATTTCCATGTAGTAACCTGGGCAACGCTTACTTGTTACGGGGGTTGCATTTCAAAATGCTCAGTGCCTGGAAATGATGTTTTTGTTTGCATGTAATTCATATACTATAATGAATTATCTTGCTAAGGTACACTGTATTCTTTAGTCAAACTGAGGTATAAAAGGGTGCCGAGGACGGTAAAGGAATCACACACAGGCCTGTCGCTGTGCTAACACGTACCTGCATTGACAGCGCATTCTTTGCTGAAACAAGAAAAAGATAAGAGTCAGTGGATTGTTATACACGTCAAGGTGATCGTTATGACAAGACACTTGGTGGGAGTCGTTTTGATGTTTTTAACTCATGGTGTTGCTGCAATGGACAAAATTATTCAGTGACCTCATCCTTTATTCCTGACCTCCTACTTTATTCCTGAGCCCATCTACCAGCTCCACAATGACGTTTAGCTTCATCCAAATGGTACTGCAATATTAAAAAGTAGTAGTTCATACTGTAGAGCATATAGACTACATAAACATATTAAATATAGTATTCACAGATGCAAACACAATGCGGAAGGGAAAATACTGTATTCATGAGATACGGCTAGCCGAAAATACAACTGGTGCCATGCCAAGAAATGAAAAATAAGGAGAGTTATTATGAGCGAGAGTGGTAGAGAATGAAATAAAGAGCGAGAGAGTGACAGACACAGCACGACAGTCAATATCCTATAGAGTGGCCTCTCCAGCACTACCCTGCATCAGCTGAAAAGTAATGAGTTTCTGTCAAGGCCACCGATAGATTGCCTAGCTAGGACAGTTTGAGAGTACCATGGCAACACAGTCACAGGAGTGATGATAAGAGAGACTCTAGGAGAAACAATCCCTCTCGGTTTGTAGGGAACATGAATTGCATGAAATAGCCATGATGGCCATCTTAACCATCCGAGAGTATAGAGCAGTAGGTTATTCAGTTTGGAGGGAGACTGTGGATACAATTACAATACTACTGCAGATTATTTTATTTGACAGCTTGTTTTATTCATTCTTGCTATTCAAACTGAAAATGTATTGTAGTACATTTGGGCCAATACAAGTATGGATTCTCTCAAGGCACAGCACATCCAATTTGGATTGACAGACTGAAAACATAAAAGTGAAAGTAAGCAGAGAGGATTTCATATTTCTGTCCTTGGCAGAGCATTCATCCACTACAGTGTATTATATCTGGAGACTGGTTGTTTGTGGGACAACCACAGAGACAGCCGGGGAAAAGCGCTCTTTAAAGTGGCCACATAAAGACCGGTTTGTCTGCCTGTGGCTTTCAAAAAGAGGAGAGGCCCTGTTGTGTCCAATGTGAGATGCTGAAAGATCCAAAGCCACTAAGGCATTTACTTAGTAATTATTTATGAACCTTGTGTTTGTTTCTTTTCAATTCATTAAAACAAGCAGCAATCTGTACCATTTGGTACAAGATAGTTACTTCAAAGAATTCAACATAATAAGTAAGTACCAGAAAGTACTCTTTATCACCTAGCATCATTATCGAGTAAATTCCAGTTGCTACCGGAATACAGAGAACAATATATCCACAGTGGCCTTCTGTACAGATTGTTGTAGTATTACATCATTGTGCATAGACTTCACAAAGAGTAAGACTACATTCCACATGGGAAATGTGAGGACATGGAACATGTGATACTATTGTGTTGTCTCGATTAGGAAAAGACAACATTGCATGTTGTAGTCTGTACTGATGTGAACAGTTGTCTAGCATAAAGCAAACAGAAATTGGGGCCAATAATGTAGTGGTCTTGCAGTTTGAGTGTTTCAGGCAATTACTGGATGGTGTTTCAGCAGTGGACAGAGTGGTTTGAGTCAAGTTCCTGTGCACTCAGACAATATGGCTGAGATTTGCACTGCAAATTAGTAATAGATGACAGCATGCGTTATCTCAGCAGCGAAGTGATTTTGAGAGCCTACTCTATCAAACACTGTATGACAAGTCAGCACAGAGAGATAGAAAAGTGGTCCAACAGGATATCATGCTCTCTTCCTCAACCAGTATTTGCATGCATTCAGAACCCTGAATCAAATTTGCCATTCAAATACATGCAATCTGTTCCTCGTCCTCAGGCTCAGCTATCCCATCGAGCCAGTCTGCAATCAGGGCGCGTCAGTCGATAAGTTTAATGCATGTGGATGAGCAAAGGTGCCAATCAATAGTCATTCTGCAGAGCAAGAGGAATCAGTAATCCAAATAAATAAGCCACCCACGATCACAATGAAACTGAAACATTGCAACAGCGAGGGGGGAATGTTAAGTAAGCCCATTCTTTTTGGTTTGTTGACTCACACACCCGTAATGTAATTAAGGATCTGCCCAAAACTGGAATGGGACAGAGCTCCCCCAGCCTATTCATAGACGCCAACTCTAGTGTCTGTTCACAAAAGTATCTTCAGTTCGGGGgggttttgttaagagccccgacgGTCGGTCTGAACGTTAGCACGGATCGCTTGCGGtacagttttggaaacataaggaccATATTGTCATATCAgcgaaaaataataataaaaaaaggttaaattactacacacctttatagggtcaCCACATGGCCATATTTCTATGTTACAGCACTTGTTTACGGAAAACCGAgtggactacctgtgctaattagctatctgcgtctctgaacacctgtgtgtaaacggaAGACAGACGACcacaaacgtgttgtcactgaaaataACTGTcagctgcaactgtgttaaaaccagttaaaacagtgtacagtgaGTATTTTGTGAAATTATTGTGAGGTTatatgaaagtagagggatttATGATTCTAGAACCGTaacgcaattgagaatcgattcacgtttagatggagtatttggttgTTTTGGCTTCCAGATCCAATTCAccctttaaacagaacatgtaaggtccttggactaaggAGTACTGTTAGGCTTCTTTAGTCCAATATTGAGCTAAACTGGAaccatgtgaactacaatcctgACTTTGTTTTAATGTTTAGAAACGTTAATAATTCTCGCTTGCgatacggttttggaaacattAAGCCCTCTACTTCTTATCACattaaaataatttcacaaatgctaaATATatacttactgtacactgttttaaccgtTTTTAACACAGTTGCAACCTATAGTATTATGTAtagcaatatgtaactttttgggcgacccgaccaaattcacatagaaatgttatagatcattgaaagcaagtctaagaagcggtagatctgttctctatgcgctatttctatgcttcccttaagttttgtttttgcatcatttactttcggttttgtacaccagcttcaaacagctgaaaatacaatattttgggttattgaaaatatatttcacagcggtttaaatacaatgattctctaccctatacattgcttgttttgtcacaaaactattagaatttttgcaaccaggaaatggcagagggatttctgcatattgcacctttaaacaGTTTCTGTTGGAAATTACTATTGGCCTTTGTTTCTGTGCTGCCCCTCCCCAAACCCCACTGAAAATAAAAGCATCAAAAGGTCTGCATGACCACATAATTAAAAAAAGTTACTGCTTCCCGTTGGAAAAAACTATCCATCCACCCAAAATGGCTTTTTAAACAATCTCCTTCCTAACTGCAAACTGTTAAGTATAAAGCATTAATTTACCTGGGTGATCTCTTCATGGTAACTTTTCCGTTAGGTAACAGCACGGTGTTGGCAAGGCGGTTCACACAACAGAACCCTGTCGACAACTAACAGGCTTCCTTGTTGATTCAGTTAACTTTAACTGTGTCCGGAGGCTGGGCACTTTTTCCACCTATGGGGAGGCACTTCCTGACTCTGCTGGACCTCCCCTCTGCTTGGAAACCACACCTCCATTACCTACGCCCCAGGAATTTGACACCCTCAGCAGAGTGAG
The DNA window shown above is from Coregonus clupeaformis isolate EN_2021a chromosome 6, ASM2061545v1, whole genome shotgun sequence and carries:
- the LOC121567423 gene encoding echinoderm microtubule-associated protein-like 2 isoform X3, coding for MKRSPSKECAVNAEDGYVRMFLRGRPVTMHMPDQKRDSYSLDHKGVLPEHKLKLQWVYGYRGRDCRSNLYLLPTGEIVYFNASVVVLYNVEEQQQRHYLGHNDDVKCLGIHPDMVTIATGQVAGTSKDGKVLEGKLLPPHVRVWDSVSLNTLHVIGIGVFDRAVTCVAFSKSNGGAHLCAVDDANDHILSVWNWQKEKQLADVKCSNDSVLATAFHPMDANLIVTCGKSHLNFWTMEGNTLTKRQGLFDKNEKPKYVLCVAFAENGDAITGDSSGNIYVWAKGGNRISQVVARAHEGGIFSLCVLKDGTLVSGGGKDRRMVLWDHDYHKQSEMEVPEAFGPVRSVTEGKQGELLVGTTKNAILTGSFPETLNPIVQGHTDELWGLDIHPSMEQFVTCGQDKLVHLWDTNSHQPLWSKTIEDPGRSAGFHPSGAVLAVGTMTGRWLVLDTDTRDLVFMHTDGNEIISNVKYSPDGNFLAIGSHDNFVYIYAVTENGKKYSRVGKCTGHSSFVTHLDWSVDSQYIVTNSGDYEILFWEASSGKHVTSMDLVRNVEWATSTCVLGFSVFGVWPDGADGTDINAVCRSHDSSLLASADDFGKVHLFSNPCFQPRAPSHTYSGHSSHVTNVAFLHDDSHLISTGGKDTSILQWVVV